From Flavobacterium alkalisoli, the proteins below share one genomic window:
- a CDS encoding hydroxymethylglutaryl-CoA reductase, degradative, whose translation MSKAIAGFSKLSKEEKINWIANEYFTNPADAIALLKKYWNSDESLQKLHDEFIENTITNFYLPLGVAPNFTINGREYTIPMAVEESSVVAAASKAAKFWAQRGGFKTVILGTEKIGQVHFLYKGDKEKLTSFFNTIKSKFFEETESITKNMQKRGGGILDIVLKDKTDSLDNYYQLHATFETKDSMGANFINSCLEQFSKTLKNEAQNNNAFTEEEKQIQVIMSILSNYVPNCVVRAEVSCPVADLSEGNGVDPVEFAEKFVTAVKIAEIEPFRAVTHNKGIMNGIDSVVVATGNDFRAIEAGVHAYAAKSGTYSSLSHAKIENDIFTFWMDIPLALGTVGGLTTLHPLVKLSLEMLGNPTAKELMQIIAVTGLAQNFAALRSLTTTGIQQGHMKMHLMNILNQLEATDSEKQQTVRHFEKNTVTHAAVVDFIKDLRKVTAKDLEKDFL comes from the coding sequence ATGAGCAAGGCAATAGCTGGTTTCTCTAAACTATCTAAAGAAGAAAAAATTAACTGGATTGCAAACGAGTATTTTACCAATCCGGCAGATGCAATAGCATTACTGAAAAAATACTGGAATTCAGACGAATCGCTGCAAAAGCTGCATGATGAATTCATAGAAAACACCATCACCAATTTTTACCTTCCCCTGGGTGTAGCCCCAAATTTTACAATTAACGGAAGGGAATACACCATCCCTATGGCTGTAGAAGAAAGTTCAGTAGTGGCCGCCGCTTCAAAAGCTGCAAAATTCTGGGCACAGCGTGGTGGTTTTAAAACCGTGATATTAGGAACCGAAAAAATAGGACAGGTTCATTTTCTATACAAAGGAGACAAAGAAAAACTTACTTCTTTTTTCAATACTATAAAGTCTAAGTTTTTTGAAGAAACCGAAAGCATAACTAAAAATATGCAAAAACGCGGCGGTGGTATTCTGGACATTGTCCTGAAAGACAAAACCGATTCACTTGACAACTATTATCAGCTTCATGCCACTTTTGAAACAAAGGACAGCATGGGAGCCAACTTTATTAACTCCTGCCTGGAACAGTTTTCCAAAACACTTAAAAACGAAGCACAAAACAACAATGCTTTTACCGAAGAGGAAAAACAGATTCAGGTAATAATGAGCATACTTTCTAACTACGTACCTAACTGCGTGGTTAGAGCCGAGGTTTCATGCCCCGTAGCCGATTTAAGCGAAGGCAATGGCGTAGATCCCGTAGAGTTTGCCGAAAAGTTTGTTACAGCAGTTAAAATTGCCGAAATAGAGCCTTTTAGGGCAGTTACTCACAACAAAGGCATAATGAATGGTATTGACTCTGTAGTAGTAGCCACAGGAAACGATTTCAGGGCAATTGAAGCAGGTGTTCATGCCTATGCAGCAAAAAGCGGAACGTACAGCAGTCTTTCTCACGCAAAAATTGAGAACGACATATTTACCTTCTGGATGGATATTCCACTAGCACTTGGTACGGTTGGAGGACTTACAACATTACATCCTCTTGTAAAGCTATCTCTTGAAATGTTAGGCAACCCAACCGCAAAAGAACTTATGCAGATTATTGCTGTTACCGGACTGGCTCAAAACTTTGCAGCATTACGCTCATTAACAACAACAGGAATACAGCAGGGACATATGAAAATGCACCTGATGAATATACTAAACCAACTGGAAGCTACCGATAGTGAAAAACAGCAAACCGTAAGGCATTTTGAAAAGAATACCGTTACCCATGCGGCCGTGGTAGACTTTATAAAGGATTTACGAAAAGTAACAGCAAAAGACCTTGAAAAAGACTTTTTATAG